One window of Mangrovibacterium diazotrophicum genomic DNA carries:
- a CDS encoding peptidylprolyl isomerase, producing the protein MFRKVLTAFTMISCLTSSYTVFAQDKIVDQIVAVVGSNIIMKSDIEEMYMNNQAQGVTTDGDMKCEILEDFLVEKLLLAEAELDTNITVTDSQINQQLDQRMQYFIKNLGSEKAVEAYFKKPIIEIKASLQEVIKNQLLTSQMQNKITGEVTITPAEVRYKVRNSNPNDLPMVEPQVEYAQISLFPPISIEEENRIKARLREFKKRIEDGENFATLAVLYSEGPSAPNGGELGYMGRAQLDPAYAAAAFNLRGDRVSNVVKSDFGYHIIQLVDRRGEQINTRHIILKPKPSTQALEDASARLDSLASLIRRDKITFEDAAMRFSADKNSRNGGGIAINPYTMSSKWKKQELDPDVSKVLDNLKENEISDPFQTIDDKQRTVFKIVKLINRSKEHRANLQDDYQLLSDMYLKEKQDEALNKWIAERQSKTYIRIDDSYVNCNYKFKNWIK; encoded by the coding sequence ATGTTCCGAAAAGTATTGACTGCTTTTACCATGATTTCCTGCCTGACAAGCAGTTATACCGTATTTGCTCAAGACAAGATTGTTGATCAGATTGTTGCCGTAGTAGGTAGCAACATCATCATGAAATCTGACATTGAAGAGATGTATATGAACAACCAGGCACAGGGTGTGACCACCGACGGTGACATGAAATGTGAGATTCTGGAAGATTTTCTGGTGGAAAAATTGCTGTTAGCCGAAGCTGAACTGGACACCAACATCACGGTGACCGACAGCCAGATCAACCAACAGCTGGACCAGCGGATGCAATACTTTATCAAGAACCTGGGTTCTGAAAAAGCAGTTGAAGCTTATTTCAAGAAACCAATTATCGAAATCAAAGCGAGTTTGCAGGAAGTTATCAAAAACCAACTGCTGACAAGCCAAATGCAAAATAAAATCACCGGTGAAGTAACGATTACTCCGGCTGAAGTACGTTATAAAGTGCGGAACTCGAACCCGAATGACTTGCCGATGGTTGAACCACAGGTTGAATACGCGCAAATCAGCCTGTTCCCTCCAATCTCCATCGAAGAAGAAAACCGGATCAAAGCTCGTTTACGTGAATTCAAGAAGCGTATCGAAGACGGCGAAAACTTTGCAACCTTGGCTGTACTATACTCTGAAGGCCCTTCGGCGCCAAACGGCGGTGAATTAGGCTACATGGGACGCGCTCAACTCGATCCGGCTTACGCAGCAGCAGCTTTCAACCTTCGTGGAGACCGTGTGTCGAACGTTGTGAAAAGTGATTTCGGATACCACATCATCCAATTGGTTGATCGTCGTGGTGAGCAAATCAACACTCGTCACATCATCTTGAAACCGAAACCTTCAACTCAGGCGTTGGAAGATGCTTCAGCTCGTCTTGACAGTCTTGCGTCATTGATTCGTCGCGATAAGATTACATTTGAAGATGCTGCCATGCGCTTCTCGGCTGATAAAAACTCAAGAAACGGAGGTGGTATTGCCATCAACCCATATACCATGTCTTCAAAATGGAAAAAGCAGGAACTTGATCCTGATGTGAGTAAAGTACTCGACAACCTGAAGGAAAACGAGATTTCTGATCCATTCCAAACGATTGACGACAAACAACGAACTGTTTTCAAAATCGTGAAGTTGATCAACCGTTCGAAAGAACACCGCGCTAATCTTCAAGACGATTACCAGTTATTGTCGGACATGTATTTAAAAGAAAAGCAAGACGAGGCTTTGAATAAGTGGATTGCTGAAAGACAATCAAAAACTTATATCCGCATTGACGATTCCTATGTAAATTGTAACTACAAGTTCAAGAACTGGATTAAATAA
- a CDS encoding OstA-like protein: MKIVQAETWKNNQKIVKNANRLLGDVIIDHEDIRMWCDSAYMYTDTNIVDAFGRVHILKSDTLNMYARYVRYNGDTKWAFASGNVKLINKQVTLTTDTLNYDMNQGVGYYDDYGTVQDSANTLYSKIGEYYTQLDKAYFKTEVDVTTDTYKMLSDTLVYEPKTGITSIVGPTTIFDEKDTLIASSGFYNTKTGETELHKYPIIKTEGQDITAESIFYNKISGDGLAVGDASIHDFKNRVIVKGNRITYNDIRKESLVNDSALVLFYTQKDTLFMHADTLRTLPDSIPDEKIVKGYFNVKFFRQDLQGKCDSLVYFTRDSTLCLHHDPIIWSETNQLTANYMEMVAKDSINQEFTMTQNSFIVAQQDSAMFNQIKGRNMKGYIRGNQLYKIDVDGNGQSLYYASDDTGVIGLNKAQSSTIEIRLQDSKVTRIAFVTTPDGQLVPIPEVTEPEKKLPGFNWLDDQRPKKLEDIFIKQK; the protein is encoded by the coding sequence GTGAAGATTGTACAGGCTGAAACCTGGAAGAACAACCAAAAGATTGTAAAAAACGCGAACCGGCTGTTAGGCGATGTCATCATCGACCATGAGGATATCCGCATGTGGTGCGACAGCGCTTACATGTACACCGACACCAACATTGTTGATGCTTTTGGCCGCGTGCATATCCTGAAATCAGACACCCTCAATATGTACGCGCGATATGTCCGCTATAACGGAGATACCAAATGGGCTTTCGCATCGGGGAATGTAAAGCTGATCAATAAGCAGGTCACCTTAACAACCGACACGCTTAACTACGACATGAACCAGGGTGTGGGTTACTACGACGATTACGGCACCGTGCAGGATAGCGCGAACACGCTCTACAGTAAAATTGGCGAATACTATACACAACTCGACAAAGCCTATTTTAAGACAGAAGTTGACGTGACGACCGACACCTACAAAATGCTGTCGGATACCTTGGTCTATGAGCCTAAAACCGGCATCACGTCCATCGTAGGGCCAACAACTATTTTTGACGAAAAAGACACGCTTATCGCCTCTTCCGGATTCTACAATACGAAAACCGGCGAAACGGAGCTTCACAAATACCCGATCATAAAAACTGAAGGGCAAGATATCACCGCCGAATCAATTTTCTACAATAAAATTAGCGGCGACGGTCTGGCTGTTGGCGATGCCAGCATTCATGATTTCAAAAACCGGGTGATTGTAAAGGGAAACCGGATTACCTACAACGACATTCGGAAAGAGTCCCTGGTGAATGACTCGGCATTGGTGCTGTTTTATACGCAAAAGGACACCCTTTTTATGCACGCTGACACGCTTCGGACACTCCCGGACTCAATACCGGACGAGAAAATCGTTAAAGGGTATTTCAACGTCAAGTTTTTCCGTCAGGATCTGCAGGGAAAATGCGATTCGCTGGTTTACTTCACCCGCGACTCGACCTTGTGCCTGCATCACGATCCGATTATCTGGTCTGAGACCAATCAGTTAACGGCGAACTACATGGAAATGGTGGCCAAAGATTCGATCAACCAGGAATTCACCATGACCCAAAACTCTTTCATTGTTGCACAGCAAGACTCGGCCATGTTTAACCAAATCAAAGGGCGGAACATGAAAGGATACATCCGGGGAAACCAACTTTACAAAATTGATGTTGATGGTAACGGCCAAAGCCTTTATTACGCCAGCGACGACACGGGTGTTATTGGTTTGAACAAAGCGCAGAGCAGCACCATCGAAATTCGACTGCAGGACAGCAAAGTCACGCGCATTGCTTTTGTTACCACGCCCGACGGGCAGTTAGTGCCAATACCTGAAGTTACCGAACCTGAAAAGAAATTACCAGGCTTCAACTGGTTGGACGATCAGCGTCCAAAAAAACTGGAAGACATCTTCATCAAACAAAAATAG
- the recG gene encoding ATP-dependent DNA helicase RecG, with protein sequence MPDFLDQDIKFLAGVGPQRAELLKKELNIASFRDLLYYFPYKYIDRTKFYKIAELDANQAYIQVKGTLGNFELIGEGRKQRLLASFHDSTGSMDLIWFAGIKYIRENLKPRQEYVVFGKPSVFNGRVNIIHPEIETASAQQVTTGVLQGFYNTSETLKKRFLNTRAINKIQYNLALAIEGKIYETLPPSVREPLRLMSLKDALRQIHFPENTQLLQKATFRLKFEELFYIQLKILSLKHRREEVFKGFVFEHVGYNFNTFFQNNLPFELTNAQKKVIREIRKDLGSARQMNRLVQGDVGSGKTLVALMVALIAFDNGYQASLMAPTEILATQHYNTISRMLNGISIQVALLTGSTRKKERERIYAGIESGEIQFLIGTHALIEDTVNFIKLGLVIVDEQHRFGVAQRAKLWKKNAGIPPHVLVMTATPIPRTLAMTLYGDLDVSVIDELPPGRKPIETRHYLENRREQVYKFIRDQVDKGRQAYIVYPLISESEKLDLKNLENGYELLQKVFPRYKLSMVHGKLKPAEKDAEMNLFKEGKTQIMVATTVIEVGVDVPNASIMVIESAERFGLSQLHQLRGRVGRGAEQSYCLLMSSYKISNESRKRLETMVRTNDGFEIAEVDLQLRGPGDLEGTQQSGLGFNLNIANLGKDGEILRIARDTAANILDNDPHLQSHENQLLVYHLQRMKNTEFDWSIIS encoded by the coding sequence ATGCCCGATTTTTTGGATCAAGATATCAAGTTTTTGGCAGGCGTCGGCCCCCAACGAGCAGAATTACTGAAGAAGGAACTGAACATTGCCAGTTTCCGCGATCTGCTCTACTATTTCCCATATAAATACATCGATCGCACCAAGTTTTATAAAATAGCAGAGCTTGATGCCAACCAGGCGTACATTCAGGTAAAAGGAACGCTCGGTAATTTTGAGCTAATCGGCGAAGGCCGCAAACAGCGTTTGCTGGCCTCCTTTCACGATTCAACCGGAAGCATGGATTTGATCTGGTTCGCCGGAATAAAATACATCCGCGAGAACCTGAAACCCCGACAGGAATACGTTGTTTTTGGGAAGCCATCTGTCTTTAACGGGCGTGTAAATATTATTCATCCTGAAATCGAAACGGCCAGTGCTCAGCAGGTAACAACCGGTGTTTTACAGGGTTTTTACAATACCTCTGAAACGTTGAAGAAACGTTTCCTGAATACCCGGGCCATCAATAAAATTCAATATAACCTGGCTTTGGCAATTGAAGGGAAAATTTACGAAACACTCCCCCCTTCGGTTCGTGAGCCACTGAGGTTGATGTCGCTGAAAGATGCACTTCGGCAAATACACTTTCCGGAGAATACGCAACTGCTACAAAAAGCGACCTTCCGCCTAAAATTTGAAGAACTCTTTTATATACAGCTGAAAATACTCAGCCTGAAGCACCGCCGCGAGGAAGTTTTCAAAGGCTTCGTATTCGAGCATGTGGGCTACAATTTCAACACCTTCTTTCAAAACAACCTTCCGTTTGAGCTGACCAATGCCCAAAAGAAGGTCATTCGCGAGATCCGGAAAGACTTGGGGAGCGCCCGGCAAATGAACCGCTTGGTTCAGGGCGATGTAGGCAGCGGCAAAACGCTGGTTGCCCTGATGGTCGCGCTCATCGCCTTCGACAATGGCTACCAGGCCAGTTTGATGGCGCCAACAGAGATTCTGGCAACACAACACTACAACACAATTAGCCGGATGTTGAATGGCATTAGCATTCAGGTTGCCCTGCTGACTGGCTCGACACGGAAAAAGGAGCGTGAACGAATCTATGCGGGGATTGAAAGCGGCGAAATTCAATTTTTAATCGGCACCCATGCCCTGATTGAAGACACCGTAAATTTCATAAAACTTGGTCTGGTCATTGTTGACGAACAACACCGCTTCGGAGTTGCACAGCGGGCCAAGTTGTGGAAGAAAAATGCCGGTATTCCGCCACATGTTTTGGTGATGACCGCCACTCCAATTCCGCGCACCCTGGCCATGACACTGTACGGCGATTTGGATGTGTCGGTGATCGACGAGCTGCCTCCGGGCAGAAAACCAATTGAAACTCGCCACTACCTTGAAAATCGACGCGAACAAGTTTACAAGTTTATTCGCGATCAGGTTGATAAAGGACGCCAGGCATACATCGTTTATCCGTTGATTAGCGAATCGGAAAAGCTGGATCTGAAAAACCTGGAGAACGGCTACGAGTTGCTTCAAAAAGTCTTCCCGCGTTATAAACTTAGCATGGTTCACGGAAAGCTGAAACCGGCAGAAAAGGATGCGGAAATGAACCTCTTTAAAGAAGGCAAAACACAGATCATGGTTGCAACAACCGTAATTGAAGTGGGTGTGGATGTACCCAATGCTTCAATAATGGTGATCGAAAGTGCTGAGCGGTTCGGACTCTCGCAACTTCATCAGCTGCGCGGGCGGGTTGGCCGTGGTGCCGAACAATCCTATTGTCTGCTCATGTCGTCATACAAAATAAGCAATGAAAGCCGCAAACGACTCGAGACCATGGTTCGCACAAATGATGGTTTCGAAATAGCAGAAGTCGATCTGCAACTGCGTGGCCCCGGCGATCTGGAGGGAACGCAGCAAAGCGGTCTTGGTTTCAACCTGAACATTGCCAATTTGGGTAAAGACGGCGAAATATTACGCATTGCGCGGGACACTGCCGCTAACATACTCGATAACGACCCGCATCTGCAAAGCCATGAAAACCAGCTCCTGGTTTATCATTTACAGCGAATGAAGAACACCGAATTCGACTGGAGTATCATCTCCTAA
- a CDS encoding ABC transporter ATP-binding protein: MKEVIRLKEIVKNYKVGTQIVRALRSVNLVIHEGEYVAIMGASGSGKSTMMNVIGCLDTPTAGNYVLNGKDVSDLSDDELAEIRNSEIGFIFQTFNLMPRNTALENVMLPLVYAGVRKQERVERAEKILVNVGLEERMEHKPNELSGGQRQRVAVARALVNRPAILLADEPTGNLDSTTSEEIMQLFSEIHKQGNTLVVVTHEEDIARHAHRIIRLKDGQVESDIVNPNPVY, from the coding sequence ATGAAAGAAGTCATTCGCCTAAAGGAGATCGTTAAAAATTATAAAGTAGGAACGCAAATTGTTAGGGCACTGCGCTCGGTCAACCTGGTTATCCATGAGGGTGAGTATGTTGCAATCATGGGAGCTTCCGGATCCGGTAAGTCGACCATGATGAACGTAATTGGCTGTTTGGATACACCAACAGCGGGCAACTATGTTCTGAACGGCAAAGATGTAAGTGACTTGTCGGATGATGAGTTGGCTGAGATCCGAAATTCAGAGATCGGTTTCATTTTCCAGACCTTTAACCTGATGCCACGGAATACGGCACTCGAGAACGTGATGTTACCACTGGTTTATGCCGGAGTTAGAAAGCAGGAGCGGGTTGAGCGTGCTGAAAAAATTCTGGTCAACGTCGGCCTGGAGGAACGGATGGAACACAAACCCAATGAGCTTTCCGGAGGTCAGCGACAACGGGTTGCTGTTGCCCGGGCTCTGGTTAACCGGCCGGCAATTTTGTTGGCTGACGAGCCCACCGGAAACCTGGACTCAACAACTTCGGAAGAAATTATGCAGTTGTTCTCCGAAATCCATAAACAAGGAAATACTTTGGTTGTTGTAACGCACGAAGAAGACATCGCACGCCACGCACACCGGATCATCCGGTTGAAAGACGGGCAAGTTGAATCGGATATTGTCAATCCAAATCCGGTTTATTGA
- a CDS encoding AAA family ATPase, which yields MVEFKNEVEAVDTLSAKMKSLREEVKKRIYGQDEIVDQVLISMFSRGHCLLVGVPGLAKTLLVNTIAEVFNLKYNRIQFTPDLMPSDIIGTEILDKERNFKFIQGPLFANIILADEINRTPPKTQAALLEAMQERAVTAAGQRFNLDKPFFVLATQNPIEQEGTYPLPEAQLDRFMFSIWLDYPKFDDELTIVKNTTSAQKADLRAIISADEIRYFQDLILKIPVNDNVLRYAVTLAAKTRPGTELADPLADKYLKWGAGPRASQYLILGAKTNAAVSGKYSPDIEDVQVVAKNILRHRIIKNYKAEAEGISVDQLIAKLL from the coding sequence ATGGTAGAATTCAAAAACGAGGTAGAAGCAGTTGACACCCTGAGCGCCAAGATGAAAAGTCTGCGCGAAGAGGTCAAGAAACGCATCTATGGACAGGACGAAATTGTTGATCAGGTTCTGATCTCCATGTTCAGTCGTGGTCACTGTTTGCTGGTTGGGGTTCCCGGGCTGGCAAAAACCTTGTTGGTGAATACCATTGCTGAAGTTTTTAACCTGAAATATAACCGCATTCAGTTCACTCCGGACTTAATGCCATCGGATATTATCGGAACGGAAATTCTGGACAAGGAACGCAATTTCAAGTTTATCCAGGGCCCTTTGTTTGCGAACATCATTCTGGCCGACGAAATTAACCGTACGCCTCCAAAAACTCAGGCTGCCTTGCTCGAAGCGATGCAGGAAAGAGCGGTAACTGCGGCAGGGCAACGATTCAATCTCGATAAGCCATTTTTTGTGTTGGCTACACAAAACCCAATCGAGCAGGAAGGAACCTATCCCCTGCCCGAAGCGCAACTCGACCGTTTCATGTTTTCAATCTGGCTGGATTATCCCAAGTTTGACGACGAGCTGACAATTGTGAAAAACACGACGTCAGCGCAAAAAGCAGATTTGAGAGCCATCATTTCCGCCGACGAAATCCGCTATTTCCAGGACCTGATTCTGAAGATTCCGGTGAATGACAATGTACTTCGCTATGCGGTTACTTTAGCTGCGAAGACCCGGCCCGGAACAGAATTGGCAGATCCGCTGGCCGACAAATATTTGAAATGGGGAGCAGGCCCACGAGCATCCCAGTACCTGATTCTGGGTGCCAAAACTAATGCGGCTGTCTCCGGAAAATATTCACCCGACATTGAAGATGTGCAGGTCGTTGCCAAAAACATCCTTCGTCACCGGATCATCAAAAACTACAAAGCTGAAGCTGAGGGAATCTCGGTTGACCAGCTCATCGCTAAATTGTTGTAA
- a CDS encoding DUF2795 domain-containing protein, whose translation MYWTLELASKLEDAPWPASKDELIDYAIRSGAPLEVIENLQEIEEEGEVFESIEDIWPDYPSKDDFFFNEDEY comes from the coding sequence ATGTACTGGACACTAGAACTAGCATCAAAATTGGAAGATGCGCCATGGCCTGCCTCTAAAGATGAGTTGATTGACTATGCAATTCGTTCAGGGGCTCCTCTTGAAGTAATTGAAAACTTACAAGAGATTGAAGAAGAAGGAGAAGTTTTTGAAAGTATCGAAGACATTTGGCCGGATTATCCGAGCAAAGACGACTTCTTCTTTAACGAAGATGAGTATTAA
- a CDS encoding cob(I)yrinic acid a,c-diamide adenosyltransferase — MAKEVQIYTKTGDDGTTGLIGGTRVKKYDIRLEAYGTVDELNSHVGLVLSATNDQNVREVLTNVQSKLFVIGAHLAMDDNAGALKAQLPCTEKDIELLEQEMDQMFEILPKLNHFILPTGCQAAAFAHVARTVCRRAERRIVELADQVDLDQNLVKYINRLSDYLFVLSRKLNFDQKVTETPWISDKS; from the coding sequence ATGGCAAAAGAAGTACAAATTTATACCAAGACCGGCGACGACGGAACTACCGGTTTGATCGGCGGTACCCGCGTAAAGAAATACGATATCCGTTTGGAAGCGTACGGAACAGTTGATGAATTGAACAGTCATGTTGGGCTGGTTTTATCCGCCACGAACGATCAGAACGTACGTGAAGTGCTGACCAATGTTCAATCAAAACTATTTGTGATCGGAGCTCACCTGGCAATGGACGACAATGCAGGGGCGTTGAAAGCGCAGTTACCGTGTACGGAGAAGGACATTGAGCTGCTGGAGCAGGAAATGGATCAAATGTTCGAAATTCTTCCGAAGTTGAATCACTTCATCTTGCCGACAGGTTGCCAGGCCGCTGCATTTGCACATGTTGCCCGCACTGTATGCCGCCGGGCCGAAAGACGAATCGTTGAGTTGGCTGACCAGGTTGATCTTGATCAGAATCTGGTGAAGTACATAAATCGCCTTTCAGACTACCTTTTCGTACTAAGCCGGAAGTTGAATTTTGATCAAAAAGTGACTGAAACTCCTTGGATTTCAGATAAAAGCTAA
- a CDS encoding peptidylprolyl isomerase: MNFKRSELKTRKYLVGALLLLLLAPLTLFAQQSDEILLTIDDTPITKDEFVRLYQKNNKNLQDDSLKKSPEVYLELFINYKLKVMEAKELKMDTVASFQKEFKQYRNQVAKPYLSYSNINDESLHQAYDRMTTEVKASHILIAVSLDALPADVDAAYQKCLKIRQQILDGADFGEMARQFSNDPSAAQNNGLLGYFTGFQMVPEFEDAAFSLKTGELSMPVRTKFGFHLIRLEDKRPAAGKLQVAHIMKRLSPAAPDDLVARAMAEMDSLKTLLDNGASFTELARRYSDDKQTAMNGGVLPWFTATEMVPEFAEAALKLKNNGDISPVVRTPYGLHLIKLLDRQPIPTFEESKSLLTEKVRNNPVITEHNQELFIQHLKDEYQFEENIPAKVAIIEIFPQEFDKNKGSVSLGTDELLFQFDSVQISQQNFIDYLNTKNFNSTQDIRQQANHYYIQFVNETLLQFENDQLESKYPDFRYLVQEYYDGILLFNLSEEKVWEKAATDTLGLQQFYAQHNDLVKWDERFEGWAIRCENQEIRDYIDDIFEEDDKLSKEELTDLLNIRFQNQAFVQKGIFARGTNDLVDYLVWDGTKPQNFKDGLYFVRGDLVPPSPKTLEEARGQYLSAYQDELEQEWVADLRRAHKIRVNKKVLKSIENIK, translated from the coding sequence ATGAATTTTAAGCGCTCTGAGTTGAAAACAAGAAAATACCTGGTTGGAGCACTCCTGCTGTTACTTCTGGCTCCACTTACTTTATTTGCACAGCAATCCGACGAGATTCTGCTGACGATTGATGACACACCGATTACAAAGGATGAATTTGTTCGGCTGTACCAGAAAAACAACAAAAATCTTCAGGACGACAGTTTAAAGAAGAGCCCTGAAGTGTACCTCGAGTTGTTCATAAACTACAAGCTGAAAGTAATGGAAGCCAAAGAATTGAAAATGGACACCGTGGCTTCTTTCCAAAAAGAATTCAAACAATACAGGAATCAGGTAGCCAAACCCTATTTGAGCTATTCCAATATCAATGATGAATCGCTGCATCAGGCCTACGACCGTATGACAACCGAAGTGAAAGCCAGTCACATCCTGATTGCCGTTTCACTCGATGCTCTGCCAGCCGATGTGGACGCCGCTTACCAAAAATGTCTGAAGATACGTCAACAGATTCTGGATGGTGCTGATTTCGGGGAAATGGCACGCCAGTTTTCGAACGATCCATCGGCCGCCCAAAACAATGGTCTGCTGGGATATTTCACCGGATTCCAAATGGTACCCGAATTTGAAGACGCCGCGTTCAGCTTAAAAACAGGCGAACTTTCGATGCCAGTGCGAACCAAATTTGGCTTTCACCTGATCCGACTCGAAGACAAACGGCCGGCTGCAGGTAAGCTCCAGGTTGCCCACATTATGAAACGCCTCTCACCTGCTGCCCCTGACGATTTGGTTGCCCGTGCAATGGCTGAAATGGACAGTCTCAAAACTTTGCTGGACAATGGAGCTTCATTCACGGAATTGGCCCGACGGTATTCTGACGACAAACAAACCGCTATGAACGGGGGCGTACTGCCTTGGTTTACTGCGACTGAAATGGTGCCCGAATTTGCCGAAGCGGCATTAAAGCTCAAGAATAATGGTGATATTTCGCCGGTGGTTCGTACCCCCTACGGCCTGCACTTGATAAAACTGCTCGACCGGCAACCCATTCCAACATTTGAAGAATCAAAATCCCTCTTAACCGAGAAAGTTCGTAACAATCCCGTCATCACCGAACACAACCAGGAGTTATTTATCCAGCACCTGAAAGATGAATACCAGTTTGAAGAGAATATTCCTGCGAAGGTTGCGATAATAGAGATATTCCCGCAAGAATTTGATAAAAACAAAGGGTCTGTTTCGCTCGGAACAGACGAGCTTCTGTTTCAATTTGACAGCGTTCAAATCTCACAACAAAATTTTATCGATTACCTAAACACAAAAAATTTCAATTCGACTCAAGACATCCGGCAGCAAGCCAACCACTACTACATTCAATTTGTAAATGAAACGCTGCTGCAGTTCGAAAACGACCAACTTGAGTCGAAATATCCCGACTTTCGTTACCTCGTTCAGGAATATTACGATGGCATTTTGCTGTTCAACCTTTCGGAGGAAAAAGTCTGGGAGAAAGCGGCCACGGATACTTTGGGCCTGCAACAGTTCTACGCGCAACACAATGATCTGGTAAAATGGGATGAGCGCTTTGAAGGATGGGCCATTCGCTGCGAGAACCAGGAAATCAGAGATTACATTGATGATATATTTGAAGAGGATGATAAGCTTTCGAAAGAAGAACTAACGGATCTGCTGAATATCCGGTTTCAGAATCAAGCTTTCGTACAAAAAGGTATATTTGCACGCGGAACAAATGATTTGGTCGACTATCTCGTTTGGGACGGGACCAAGCCGCAGAACTTTAAAGACGGCCTTTATTTCGTGCGCGGCGACCTTGTACCACCATCACCTAAAACACTTGAAGAAGCTCGGGGACAATACCTTTCGGCCTACCAGGATGAACTGGAGCAAGAATGGGTTGCAGACTTGCGAAGAGCTCACAAAATCCGGGTAAACAAGAAAGTTTTAAAATCGATTGAAAACATAAAATGA
- the guaB gene encoding IMP dehydrogenase — MPFFADKVISEGLTFDDVLLIPAYSEVLPRDVNLNSKFSQSIQLNTPIVTAAMDTVTEAPMAIAIAREGGIGVIHKNMSIEEQARQVISVKRAENGMIYDPITIEKEKKVLDALELMRTYKIGGIPVVDGDRKLVGIVTNRDLRFETDLQKPVAEVMTSKNLIYTTESTDLMRAAEILQKHKIEKLPVVDKSNRLIGLVTYKDITKAKDKPLACKDAKGRLRVAAGVGLASDTFDRIDELVKAQVDAIVIDTAHGHSKGVLDLLRKAKQKYPEIDIVAGNIATAEAATDMVLAGADAVKVGIGPGSICTTRVVAGVGIPQLSAIYSVAKALKHSKIPVIADGGIRYSGDIVKALAAGASCIMAGSLFAGVEESPGETIIFQGRKFKTYRGMGSVEAMQAGSKDRYFQDVEDDVKKLVPEGITARVPFKGSLYEVLYQLIGGLRSGMGYCGAKNLEELKQAKFTRITNNGVQESHPHDVTITRESPNYSSRL, encoded by the coding sequence ACGCGATGTCAATCTGAATTCCAAATTCTCACAATCCATCCAATTAAACACGCCAATCGTAACTGCAGCGATGGATACAGTAACCGAAGCCCCCATGGCCATTGCCATTGCGCGCGAAGGTGGCATCGGGGTAATTCACAAAAATATGTCGATTGAGGAGCAAGCCCGACAGGTTATTTCAGTGAAAAGGGCTGAAAACGGCATGATCTACGACCCCATAACCATCGAAAAAGAAAAGAAGGTTTTGGACGCGCTGGAACTGATGAGAACCTATAAAATTGGTGGTATCCCCGTGGTTGATGGCGATCGAAAATTAGTTGGAATCGTGACTAATCGGGATCTTCGCTTCGAAACCGACCTGCAAAAGCCGGTGGCCGAAGTGATGACCTCGAAAAATTTGATTTACACAACCGAGTCGACCGATTTGATGCGGGCGGCGGAAATACTGCAAAAGCACAAAATTGAAAAACTACCGGTCGTCGATAAGTCGAACCGCTTGATCGGGCTGGTTACCTATAAAGATATTACAAAAGCAAAAGACAAACCACTGGCATGCAAGGATGCGAAAGGTCGTCTGCGTGTCGCTGCAGGAGTTGGTCTGGCTTCCGATACCTTCGACCGTATTGATGAGCTCGTGAAAGCCCAGGTGGACGCCATTGTTATCGACACCGCACACGGGCATTCGAAAGGTGTGCTCGACTTGCTGAGAAAGGCCAAACAAAAATATCCGGAAATCGATATTGTTGCCGGGAATATTGCCACAGCCGAAGCAGCTACCGACATGGTACTTGCGGGTGCCGATGCTGTGAAAGTTGGAATCGGGCCTGGATCGATCTGTACAACCCGCGTGGTTGCCGGTGTTGGAATTCCGCAGCTTTCAGCAATCTACAGCGTAGCAAAAGCTTTAAAGCACAGCAAAATTCCGGTTATTGCCGATGGTGGCATCCGTTACTCGGGTGATATTGTAAAAGCATTGGCAGCCGGAGCTAGCTGCATCATGGCTGGTTCGTTGTTTGCCGGTGTGGAAGAATCGCCCGGTGAAACCATCATTTTCCAGGGTCGAAAATTTAAGACCTATCGCGGCATGGGCTCTGTTGAAGCAATGCAAGCCGGCTCGAAAGACCGTTATTTTCAGGATGTGGAAGATGACGTAAAAAAACTGGTTCCCGAAGGAATTACTGCCCGTGTACCTTTTAAAGGATCGCTTTACGAAGTGCTTTACCAATTAATCGGGGGACTTCGCTCGGGCATGGGCTACTGCGGGGCCAAAAACCTTGAAGAACTGAAACAAGCTAAATTTACGCGCATTACCAACAACGGTGTGCAGGAAAGTCACCCGCACGATGTAACCATTACCCGCGAGTCTCCAAACTACAGTTCTCGCCTATAA